One genomic window of Alistipes sp. ZOR0009 includes the following:
- a CDS encoding superoxide dismutase, protein MKQFLLLLPIIFGGFFANAQHEQIKLKYSYGDLEPFVDSTTMRIHYSAHHATYVKNLNKALEGHADLKNMPLIMLLKNINSLPQSIQMAVRNNGGGVYNHNLFFDVLTPASNSVMPNELQKILTAQFGSVDLFKAEMEKAASSRFGSGWAWLLVQPNGKLTVVSTANQDAPFMDVSFTEGHPIFNIDVWEHAYYLKYQNKRADYLKRLWNVVDWKQVYQNYLSATGE, encoded by the coding sequence ATGAAACAATTTCTACTACTACTTCCTATTATTTTTGGCGGATTTTTTGCCAACGCACAGCACGAACAAATAAAGCTGAAGTATAGCTACGGCGATTTGGAGCCATTCGTCGACTCTACCACCATGCGAATTCACTACTCCGCGCACCACGCCACCTACGTAAAAAATCTGAATAAAGCATTGGAAGGGCATGCCGACTTAAAGAACATGCCCCTAATCATGCTTCTTAAAAACATCAACTCGCTGCCCCAATCGATACAAATGGCCGTACGCAACAACGGAGGTGGCGTTTACAACCACAACCTCTTTTTTGATGTGCTAACGCCAGCCTCGAATAGCGTAATGCCCAACGAGCTACAAAAGATACTAACCGCGCAGTTTGGAAGCGTGGATCTATTTAAGGCGGAAATGGAAAAGGCAGCCAGCAGCCGCTTTGGGTCGGGCTGGGCTTGGCTGCTGGTACAGCCCAACGGCAAGCTGACGGTTGTATCAACCGCCAATCAGGATGCCCCTTTTATGGATGTTTCGTTTACCGAAGGGCATCCGATATTCAATATCGACGTGTGGGAGCACGCCTACTACCTTAAGTACCAAAACAAGCGTGCCGATTACCTGAAAAGGCTATGGAATGTAGTGGACTGGAAGCAAGTTTACCAGAACTACCTTAGCGCAACAGGCGAATAG
- a CDS encoding type IX secretion system plug protein domain-containing protein has product MRFLIVTSILFFCFLFHTTLHAQNRVEVIDPEIKTVQAYTNNDILTYPSIYLNSGDQITIAFDDLNSKAPRNLMYKVIHCDQDWADEGLFAADFLTGFQEQYLYNTGFSSNTSIRYVHYKLQFPNNDVSPKVSGNYMIVVYNPDNQEPLLKVGFHIVENLANLAGSIIIPNDRNYETSQQLNLLLKYPLISSANPNGDFKIRVSQNYEQYAANRQPTPTTYGVSTINYSRADRNIYPAGNEFRTLDIRDVHYLSTNASSVRQVQGEYFILLQPDLDRASTPYSSAIDYNGKMVIAGLNATNPDTESDYYSVLFSLKSNFLGNQYDVFLEGELTGWGTSNVGKMIYNSQTGCYETPLTLKQGYYSYRYVVRDAKGVEQGELSPEGNFSETENTYQVGVYYKSIRDTYTRLVASITLEKDKKLKK; this is encoded by the coding sequence ATGAGATTTCTGATAGTAACATCGATCCTCTTTTTTTGTTTCCTATTTCATACCACATTACACGCTCAAAACAGAGTGGAGGTTATTGACCCCGAAATTAAGACGGTGCAAGCCTACACCAACAACGATATACTCACCTACCCTTCCATCTACCTTAACTCTGGCGACCAGATAACCATTGCTTTTGACGACTTGAATAGCAAAGCACCTCGTAACCTAATGTACAAGGTTATACATTGCGACCAAGACTGGGCAGATGAAGGGCTTTTTGCTGCAGATTTTCTTACCGGCTTTCAGGAGCAATACCTATACAACACGGGCTTCTCGAGCAATACATCGATTAGATACGTACACTATAAGCTACAGTTTCCGAACAACGATGTAAGTCCTAAGGTGTCGGGAAACTATATGATCGTAGTTTATAACCCAGACAACCAGGAGCCGTTGCTCAAAGTCGGCTTTCATATTGTTGAGAATTTGGCCAACCTTGCTGGCAGCATCATCATACCGAATGATCGGAACTACGAAACCTCGCAACAGCTAAACCTGCTGCTAAAATATCCGCTTATCAGCTCGGCAAACCCCAATGGCGATTTCAAGATCCGCGTATCGCAAAACTACGAGCAGTACGCCGCCAACCGGCAGCCAACCCCTACTACCTATGGTGTTAGTACGATAAACTACAGCAGAGCCGACCGAAATATATATCCAGCAGGAAATGAATTTAGGACACTTGATATTCGAGACGTGCACTACCTATCGACCAACGCGTCGTCGGTGCGCCAGGTGCAAGGCGAATATTTTATACTACTGCAACCCGACTTAGACCGAGCCTCCACCCCCTACTCCTCGGCCATCGACTATAATGGAAAGATGGTAATAGCGGGCTTAAATGCCACCAATCCGGATACCGAATCTGACTACTACAGCGTTCTATTCTCCCTAAAATCGAACTTTTTAGGCAATCAGTACGACGTATTCCTTGAAGGCGAGCTAACAGGTTGGGGAACATCGAACGTGGGGAAAATGATTTACAACAGCCAAACGGGCTGCTACGAAACCCCTCTTACCCTAAAGCAAGGCTACTACAGCTACCGCTATGTGGTACGAGATGCAAAGGGCGTAGAGCAAGGCGAGCTATCTCCCGAAGGCAACTTTAGCGAAACGGAAAACACCTACCAAGTTGGCGTATACTACAAGAGCATCAGGGACACCTACACCCGTCTTGTGGCTTCGATTACCCTCGAAAAAGATAAAAAGCTAAAGAAATAG
- a CDS encoding Na(+)-translocating NADH-quinone reductase subunit A has protein sequence MSKVYKITKGLDIRLVGKAETVVTKAPLAEAYALKPADFQGLTPKLLVKVGDKVKAGTPLFFDKYNPKVVFASPVSGEIAAINRGERRLLLDVVVKPSEEQEYVVADTSNILAQNREQIVELLLAAGCWPFIKQRPYGIIANPSVSPKAIFISCFDSSPLAPDFDTLVRGEEEGFYKGIEVLKKLTDGKVHLGLNASYTSPIFEKVDGVEVNLFQGPHPAGNVGTQINLVSPINKGEVVWTVDPQHVVAIGRFALTGKYDVQKTIAAVGSEVKKPHYYKIIQGASIKNLLEGGVSTGKHLRYVSGSVLSGTRISSEGFIGYYDNMLAVIPEGDHFEMFGWALPGLNKFSFSRSFFSWLMPNKDFVMDTNYHGGERAFVMSDVYTKVFPFDIYPVHLLKAILAEDIDAMEKLGIYEVVEEDFALCEFVDPSKIEIQAIVRKGLNLMIKEMN, from the coding sequence ATGTCAAAAGTTTATAAGATAACTAAAGGTCTTGATATCCGTTTGGTTGGAAAGGCTGAAACAGTTGTCACAAAGGCTCCTTTAGCAGAGGCTTATGCCCTTAAGCCTGCTGATTTTCAGGGATTGACTCCCAAGTTGCTTGTAAAGGTAGGGGATAAGGTAAAGGCGGGTACTCCGTTGTTTTTCGACAAGTACAACCCCAAGGTTGTGTTTGCATCACCTGTAAGTGGGGAGATTGCAGCAATCAACCGTGGGGAGCGTAGGCTACTGCTAGATGTAGTTGTAAAGCCGAGCGAAGAGCAGGAGTATGTTGTTGCTGATACCTCCAATATCCTAGCGCAGAACCGCGAGCAGATAGTGGAGCTACTACTAGCTGCAGGTTGCTGGCCTTTCATAAAGCAACGTCCTTATGGCATTATTGCTAACCCTAGCGTATCGCCAAAGGCTATTTTCATCTCTTGTTTCGACTCTTCGCCTCTAGCTCCCGATTTCGACACGTTGGTACGTGGCGAGGAAGAGGGCTTTTACAAGGGGATTGAGGTGCTCAAGAAGCTGACAGATGGGAAAGTTCACCTAGGGCTTAATGCAAGCTACACTTCGCCTATCTTTGAAAAGGTAGATGGCGTGGAGGTAAACCTATTTCAGGGGCCTCACCCTGCAGGAAATGTTGGTACACAAATCAACCTAGTATCGCCAATTAATAAGGGTGAGGTGGTTTGGACAGTTGATCCTCAGCATGTGGTTGCGATAGGTCGCTTTGCGTTAACCGGCAAGTACGATGTTCAAAAAACTATTGCAGCGGTTGGCTCTGAGGTAAAAAAGCCTCACTACTATAAGATTATTCAAGGTGCTTCTATAAAAAATCTTTTAGAAGGAGGCGTTTCTACCGGTAAGCATTTACGTTACGTAAGCGGAAGTGTGCTTTCTGGTACTCGCATTTCTTCGGAAGGCTTTATTGGGTACTATGACAATATGCTAGCGGTTATTCCCGAGGGCGACCATTTCGAAATGTTCGGTTGGGCTCTGCCCGGGTTGAATAAGTTTAGCTTTTCTCGTTCGTTCTTCTCTTGGTTAATGCCAAATAAGGACTTTGTGATGGACACGAACTATCATGGTGGCGAACGTGCCTTTGTGATGAGCGATGTGTATACCAAAGTTTTCCCATTCGATATCTACCCCGTACACCTATTGAAGGCAATTCTTGCCGAGGATATCGATGCAATGGAGAAGCTCGGAATCTACGAAGTTGTAGAGGAAGACTTTGCCCTTTGCGAGTTTGTTGATCCCTCGAAAATCGAAATTCAGGCAATTGTACGCAAAGGCTTGAATTTGATGATTAAGGAGATGAACTAA
- a CDS encoding NADH:ubiquinone reductase (Na(+)-transporting) subunit B has product MSLRSFIDKIKPNFEKGGKFEKLRSTFDAFETFLFVPNKVTTHGSQIRDAVDLKRIMSVVIFALIPALLFGMWNVGYQHARAIGEAETWSFLELFGFGFIKVMPIVIVSYGVGLGVEFIAAQIRGHEVNEGFLVSGMLIPLIMPVDAPLWMVGVSTAFAVIFGKEVFGGTGMNIFNPALLARAFMFFAYPSKISGDFVWIAGLTEGKSAGIIDGFSGATPLAVAKANMVDKLPSFYDMFMGYIPGSIGETSTLAILIGAAILIFTGVGSWKIIVSVFAGGAAMGLIANALELNAYMSLPFYYHFVMGGFAFGAVFMATDPVTGTQTERGKWIYGFLIGFMAVLIRVFNPAYPEGMMLAILLLNTFAPLIDYFVVEGNIKRRLKRAKVKA; this is encoded by the coding sequence ATGTCATTAAGAAGTTTTATTGATAAAATAAAGCCCAACTTCGAAAAAGGCGGAAAGTTTGAGAAGCTGCGTTCAACGTTTGATGCATTTGAGACTTTCCTCTTTGTTCCGAATAAGGTAACCACTCATGGGAGCCAAATTAGGGATGCGGTGGATTTGAAGCGTATCATGTCTGTGGTGATTTTTGCGCTTATACCGGCTCTCCTTTTTGGAATGTGGAATGTTGGCTACCAGCATGCCCGTGCTATTGGTGAGGCTGAAACTTGGTCGTTTCTAGAGCTATTTGGCTTTGGATTTATCAAGGTAATGCCAATTGTGATTGTATCGTATGGTGTTGGTTTGGGGGTTGAGTTTATTGCCGCCCAGATACGAGGTCACGAGGTAAATGAAGGTTTCCTGGTGTCGGGTATGCTAATTCCGCTCATCATGCCAGTTGATGCTCCGCTTTGGATGGTTGGGGTATCAACCGCATTTGCTGTGATTTTTGGTAAAGAGGTCTTTGGCGGTACTGGAATGAATATTTTTAACCCAGCACTACTGGCGCGCGCTTTTATGTTCTTCGCGTACCCTTCTAAGATTTCTGGCGATTTTGTATGGATTGCAGGGCTTACAGAGGGTAAATCTGCAGGTATTATCGACGGTTTTTCTGGGGCAACTCCACTTGCTGTTGCAAAGGCAAACATGGTAGATAAGCTGCCTAGCTTCTACGATATGTTTATGGGGTACATCCCAGGCTCTATCGGAGAAACATCAACGTTGGCAATTCTCATAGGAGCTGCTATTTTAATTTTTACCGGTGTTGGTAGCTGGAAAATTATTGTTAGCGTTTTTGCTGGAGGTGCTGCCATGGGGCTTATTGCCAATGCACTTGAACTAAACGCTTACATGAGCCTTCCTTTTTACTACCATTTTGTGATGGGGGGATTTGCATTTGGTGCCGTATTTATGGCCACTGATCCTGTAACCGGAACACAAACCGAGCGAGGTAAATGGATTTACGGTTTCCTTATAGGCTTTATGGCGGTGTTAATTCGCGTATTTAACCCTGCATACCCAGAAGGAATGATGCTAGCAATCCTGCTCCTTAATACATTTGCTCCGCTTATTGACTACTTTGTCGTAGAAGGAAACATTAAGCGCAGGTTGAAACGCGCCAAGGTTAAAGCATAA
- the nqrC gene encoding NADH:ubiquinone reductase (Na(+)-transporting) subunit C: MNKEKNTYIFTYSAIMVILVAIALTLANILLTPAQQANVAIEQQWQILKSVGVALDADQQKNKNKYIVDSYHKYIVDAYAVNSKGEKLDGVDAFKVDLKAEQKKPEAERELPIFIFKGDKGETKAIVPIRGNGLWGPVWGYVALESDFNTISGAVFDHEGETPGLGAEINTAQFQAMFAGKKIFEGEQFTSVRLIKGGADKNDAHGVDAISGGTLTSNGLDAALSNSLSPYQAFFKSQMKK; this comes from the coding sequence ATGAACAAAGAGAAAAATACGTACATTTTTACCTACTCTGCCATAATGGTTATCCTTGTTGCCATTGCCCTAACCTTAGCAAATATTTTACTAACACCTGCGCAGCAGGCTAATGTGGCAATCGAGCAGCAGTGGCAAATACTGAAGTCGGTAGGTGTAGCACTTGATGCCGACCAGCAGAAAAATAAAAATAAGTACATCGTTGATTCCTACCATAAGTATATAGTAGACGCTTACGCTGTAAATAGTAAGGGCGAAAAACTTGATGGTGTTGATGCCTTTAAGGTTGACCTTAAGGCGGAACAAAAAAAGCCAGAGGCAGAACGAGAGCTCCCAATCTTTATCTTTAAAGGAGATAAGGGAGAAACGAAGGCGATTGTTCCTATTCGAGGTAATGGTCTTTGGGGACCTGTCTGGGGGTATGTTGCTCTCGAATCAGATTTCAACACGATAAGTGGGGCGGTATTCGATCACGAAGGTGAAACGCCAGGCCTTGGTGCTGAAATCAACACGGCTCAATTCCAAGCAATGTTTGCCGGGAAGAAAATCTTCGAAGGAGAGCAGTTTACCTCTGTACGCCTGATAAAGGGAGGTGCAGATAAGAACGATGCTCACGGAGTAGATGCTATTTCAGGGGGAACGCTTACCAGCAACGGTTTGGATGCCGCTCTAAGTAACAGCTTGAGCCCATATCAAGCATTCTTCAAATCTCAAATGAAAAAATAA
- a CDS encoding NADH:ubiquinone reductase (Na(+)-transporting) subunit D produces MSQKESLFSAKNMKLLTGPLDRDNPVTIQILGICSALAVTAQLKPAIVMALSVTVVTAFSNLIISLMRNGIPNRIRIIVQLVVVAALVILVDQVLRAYVYDVSKKLSVFVGLIITNCIIMGRLEAFALGNKPWPSFLDGLGNGLGYGLILVVIAFFRELFGSGTLYGFRIIPESLYIANGGFYANNGFMILPPAALIIAGCIIWFQKSRNKDLQEK; encoded by the coding sequence ATGAGCCAAAAAGAATCATTGTTTTCAGCAAAAAACATGAAGCTGCTCACGGGGCCGCTTGATAGAGATAATCCGGTTACCATCCAAATTCTGGGTATTTGTTCGGCATTGGCCGTAACGGCCCAGCTTAAGCCTGCCATTGTAATGGCGCTTTCGGTAACTGTCGTAACAGCCTTCTCCAACCTAATCATATCTCTGATGCGTAACGGTATTCCTAACCGTATTCGTATCATCGTTCAGCTGGTTGTGGTTGCCGCACTAGTAATTTTGGTCGATCAGGTTCTTCGTGCCTACGTTTACGATGTAAGTAAGAAGCTTTCTGTTTTTGTCGGGCTGATCATTACCAACTGTATTATCATGGGGCGTTTGGAAGCTTTTGCCCTAGGTAACAAACCTTGGCCTTCGTTTCTCGATGGTTTAGGGAATGGCTTAGGTTACGGTTTGATACTGGTTGTAATCGCCTTCTTCCGAGAGCTATTTGGTTCGGGAACCCTCTACGGCTTTCGTATAATTCCGGAGTCGCTATATATAGCGAATGGAGGTTTCTACGCCAATAACGGTTTTATGATTCTTCCACCTGCGGCGTTGATTATTGCTGGGTGTATTATATGGTTCCAAAAGAGCCGCAATAAGGATTTACAAGAGAAATAA
- the nqrE gene encoding NADH:ubiquinone reductase (Na(+)-transporting) subunit E: MENLLSIFVKSIFIDNMIFAFFLGMCSYLAVSKTVKTAIGLGVAVIFVMMITVPVDFLLNKYVLVPGALSWLGADFNSVDLSYLSFIIFIAVIAAIVQIVEMAVEKFSPALYANLGIFLPLIAVNCAILGGSLFMQKREYSTLGEATSFAAGSGIGWFLAIVALAAIREKMKYSNVPAPLKGIGITFIVTGLMGIAFMSFLGIKL; encoded by the coding sequence ATGGAAAATTTACTTAGTATATTCGTCAAGTCGATCTTTATCGACAACATGATTTTCGCCTTCTTCTTGGGGATGTGCTCCTACCTTGCGGTTTCTAAGACTGTAAAGACGGCGATAGGATTAGGTGTTGCGGTGATCTTTGTAATGATGATTACTGTGCCTGTTGATTTTCTTTTAAATAAGTATGTGCTTGTACCAGGTGCTCTTTCGTGGCTTGGCGCTGATTTTAACAGCGTAGACCTGAGCTACCTGTCGTTTATAATCTTCATTGCAGTTATTGCAGCAATCGTTCAGATAGTGGAGATGGCGGTAGAAAAGTTTTCTCCTGCTCTATATGCCAACTTAGGTATATTTCTTCCGCTGATTGCTGTAAACTGCGCCATCCTTGGAGGTTCGCTATTTATGCAAAAGCGCGAATACAGCACGTTGGGTGAAGCAACCTCTTTTGCGGCTGGTTCTGGTATTGGCTGGTTTCTGGCCATTGTAGCACTTGCAGCTATTCGTGAGAAGATGAAGTACTCTAATGTTCCTGCACCGCTTAAGGGTATCGGTATAACCTTTATCGTAACCGGCTTGATGGGTATTGCATTTATGAGCTTCTTGGGTATTAAGTTATAA
- the nqrF gene encoding NADH:ubiquinone reductase (Na(+)-transporting) subunit F — MILLFSQTSLIITAVIVFLSLILLLVWLILFLKQKLTPGGAVKIDINGEKELDVESGSTLLSTLGSNGIFLPSACGGGGSCGMCKCQILEGGGEILPTETGFFSRKQQQEKWRLACQVKVKEDMKVEVPEEVLGIKKWECEVVSNHNVATFIKEFVVKLPEGENLKFKSGGYIQIDVPKFDVDFSDFNIEKEYHEDWDNLKMWDLKTKNTEETYRAYSMANHPAEGNIVMLNIRIATPPWDRAKGTFMNVNPGICSSYIFSRKPGDKVTVSGPYGEFFLKQTKNEKMFIGGGAGMAPMRSHIFHLFHTEKHQEKATFWYGARSLREVFYEDEFHAIEKEFPNFKFNLALSEPKPEDNWTGYTGFIHQVIFENYLKTHDAPEDIEYYLCGPPMMNAAVEKMLFDLGVPKENIMFDDFGG; from the coding sequence ATGATTTTGCTATTTAGTCAAACATCGCTTATCATAACGGCTGTCATCGTTTTCCTATCGTTGATTTTGCTTTTAGTTTGGTTAATACTTTTCTTAAAGCAAAAGCTTACCCCTGGAGGTGCGGTGAAAATTGACATCAACGGTGAAAAGGAGCTAGACGTGGAGTCTGGTTCAACCCTACTTTCTACACTTGGAAGTAACGGCATTTTTCTTCCATCAGCCTGTGGTGGTGGTGGATCCTGCGGTATGTGTAAGTGCCAGATTCTAGAGGGAGGGGGCGAAATATTGCCTACCGAAACCGGTTTCTTTTCTCGTAAGCAGCAGCAGGAAAAGTGGCGTCTAGCCTGCCAGGTGAAGGTGAAGGAGGACATGAAGGTTGAAGTTCCGGAAGAAGTTCTTGGTATTAAAAAGTGGGAGTGCGAGGTGGTGTCTAACCATAACGTAGCCACCTTTATCAAGGAGTTTGTGGTGAAATTGCCAGAAGGAGAAAATCTTAAATTTAAATCTGGAGGATATATTCAGATTGATGTTCCCAAGTTTGATGTAGACTTTTCTGATTTCAACATCGAGAAGGAGTATCACGAAGATTGGGACAACCTTAAGATGTGGGATTTGAAGACAAAGAACACGGAGGAAACCTATCGTGCCTACTCAATGGCTAACCATCCTGCCGAAGGTAATATCGTGATGCTTAACATCCGTATTGCAACTCCGCCATGGGATCGTGCCAAAGGGACATTTATGAACGTCAATCCCGGTATTTGCTCTTCGTATATTTTTTCGCGTAAACCTGGCGATAAGGTTACCGTTTCTGGACCTTACGGAGAGTTTTTCTTGAAGCAAACCAAGAACGAAAAGATGTTTATTGGAGGTGGTGCCGGTATGGCTCCTATGCGATCGCACATTTTCCACCTATTCCATACTGAAAAGCATCAGGAGAAGGCTACCTTCTGGTACGGAGCTCGCTCGCTTCGTGAAGTCTTTTACGAAGATGAGTTTCATGCAATTGAGAAGGAGTTCCCTAACTTCAAGTTCAACCTTGCGTTGTCGGAACCTAAACCAGAAGATAACTGGACGGGTTACACAGGGTTTATCCATCAGGTGATTTTTGAAAATTACTTGAAAACCCACGATGCGCCAGAGGATATCGAATACTACCTATGCGGTCCACCTATGATGAATGCCGCTGTAGAAAAGATGCTATTTGATCTTGG